The Zingiber officinale cultivar Zhangliang unplaced genomic scaffold, Zo_v1.1 ctg63, whole genome shotgun sequence sequence TATTTTCACCAGCGATTTTGTCAGCAATACTTCGTGCTTTCTTCTTCCCGCTCCAATTCTTTGCTTCTCTTGGCTCCTCCCTCCTCTTCTTAGCAAGTTTCACCTGCCCAAATGTCCTAACCTTGCTCCTATCTTTATTTCTGCAGCTAAGAGAGCGGCTGCCTGTGGGGATTTTTCTTTCTTCAAGTTTCATAGCCGAATCAAATTTCTTCACTGGGACGTAAGGAAAAATTTCCTTGGAGAGGGAGAACAGCACATCGGCGCCTCTGTTGGCTGGGTTCTCAACCTCCTCTCCATATTTATGAGTTGCCTCCTCTTTTTTCTCCTCTTTCTCATCCTCCTCCCAGCAAGGGAACTCCTTGTATCTGAAATTGAAGCTTTTGGGCAAGTAGCTGGTGCACTTCCAGAGCTGAGACGTGAAAAGCGTCGAAAAATCCCCAAACAAACTGGGCTTCCCGACAGGAACTCCGTGCACATAGACGCGCTCCTCGAGGGGGATTTGCCCACAAAAGCGTGGCCGGTGGGTGGCGGCTCCGGAGGCGTGGGACTGAGGCGGGAGCGCGGGTGGGGGAGGAGGGCAGGCGTCCGTCTTGGTAGGGAGCTCGACGAGGAGACGAGCGACCTCGGTCTCCTCCTCCTCGTCGGCGGCTTCCAGGTTACGAGCGGAGCGGAGCAAACGGAAGGCCGCCTTGCAGTTGTGGCAAGCGAAGGAGGCTTCGCCGCCGACGTATCGGCAGCAGCGGGTGTGCACCCAGACTCCGCACTCGTCGCAGCTCACCATCTCTTCTCCATCATTGAACGTGATACCGCAGGAGCAGTCCACGGTCCAGGAACCGTCGCCCCAGTCGACCGGAGGCTCTGCCTGGGGCAGCTGAGACCGCCCCTTCATGGGCCGGAGCGCGTGCTCAGTTCCCGATCGAATGATTGCCTCGGAAGAGGAACGACACAGAAAGATCGAATCTTTCTGGGGGAGAAGGGGAGATCTGGCGTTAGAAATTTCCTTGTTCGCTTTCACCGCAAGGGCGTTGTAAGATCGCGACGGCAGGAAGAAGATTACGCCGCCCCGCCGCGCCTATCAACGCGTcgtcctctcctctcctctcctcccgCCTCCTCTCTTCTCCCGCCCGCTTCGCAGATTCGGAGGATAGCCATTAGACGCGATTTGATTGAGGGGTTTGGGGTCCGGAATCGGATCGGGTCGGATGCAGTGAGTCCTATCCAAATCAAGTTCCTTGTGTGTGTGAAATCATCTGAAAAACGTCTTTGCCTGAAAGACACGAAAGAATAGATGCCCGGCCCTTCAGTCATGCTCTTGTTTTTGGCTTAGACAGCCTTGTTCATAAGTAAATGGCACCCTTCATCTACCTCTGAGCCATTTTATTGTTCCTGACCTAGAAAACCTTCTTCATCTTTGGCACCGTTCATCTACCTCTGGGCCATTTTATTGTTTCGGGCCTGAAAAGCTTTCTTCATCTTTGGAACCTTTCATCGACCTTTGAGTCATGTTATTGTTTCTGACCTAGAAAACTTTTTTCATCTTTGACACTTTTCATTTATCTCTAAGTGATACAGTTTCTACTAATAATTAAACTCAAATCGGAGTAAAAGCAGAAAGACAGAAAGAAAATCAAGCAATCACTAAtacgttttttttattttgttcggAGTATGTGATGACTCCTGCTCCAAGGTCCGCACATGAGACTGCTTTCGATAGGCAAAGACTAATCAATCGTAAAgagtagaaataaaattttaaatgattacaagtaatttgaaaaCTAAAGACTACCGACAATTTTGTATGATGAGATCTTTAGTAGAATCGTCGTCGGAACTTTCGGGTGTCGAAGAGGCGTTTTTTGAACAGCTCTAAAAAGCGAAAGTCGTTCGTAATGTTGTTGTGAAGCTCCTGGTCAAATGCTGCTTTTATAGGttgctccaggcgcctggaaccactCCAGACACTTGGACCATGTAGTTCGGCCAACCGACGCATCACATCAGCTTACAGATAATTTTTgggttctgggcgcccagaccgactccgggtgcccggaccagctccAAGTAAGGTTGTAATCGAGCTCATGCCAGCTCGAGAAAACTGcataggctcgagctcggctcaagctTGATCGAGCTTGTGAGtttaagctcgagctcgagcttgaGTCAAGCTCAAGTCGAGCTCGAGCCGGCTCGAGCTTGGcttggaaaaataaattaaaaacttgtTCCAATGGAGATTTGAACCGTAGACCTCAAATACACCAAATGATATGCtctagctgttggttgctactcggaaaacctagaggttccactgtacaaaaattttgtacaaaggtctgaaccttttcctagctaccatgtgttcttttaaattaaattttagatcgcctgcggaacttaacacgtttgatccaaaacttaatctatttgttctttaaggtttagacttggatctcctgcggaacttaacacgtttgatccaaatcacctaagttattaattccattaaatattaatttccataattggttcccagtactgacgtggcgaggcacatggccttcttggatatgggaacaaccaccaccgactagacaaaaccttttatggaaagctaatatttaatttcctaaaataactttaggtcaaccaaaaagaacaatcaaatcacaaggaaaagaaaaataaaagaacacaacttgaaaacatattgaaatactagaatcgtaagcctcttgtatttggtattatttccataaataactagcatgatgcggaaaggaaaaattactagttataccttctaaaagacctcttgatcttctaccatattcttcttctaacctcggacgttgtgtgggcaacgatctttcgagacgagaaccaccaaacaccttcttcttccttctaggtttcggccaccacaattctccaagagaagtagaggtccggccaccaccaccaagctccaagggatgcaagaaacaaaacctcctttctctccttcttctcctagctagaactggccaccatcaagagctccaagaggggttgccgccggccataagaagaagagaagagggagaagctagggccggccaccaaggaggaaaagagaggagaagaataatagagttgttcacccatgaaggcacctctacccctcttttataatccttggtcttgacaaataaggaaattttaataaaaaattccttaattcttttgtcataaagaaaaattattttaattaaaaacaattttcttcttttaataataatggttgGCCACTACaatccaaaacaaggaaaatttaattcacacaagaattaaaacttcctaatttgtttcttgaaatttataaaaatttctccaataatttttatcccttcatgattggttaataaaaaggaaattttataaattaaaattcttcttctaaacatgtggataatttccaaaaggaaaattatctctaaaaattaaaatctcttttcaatctacaaataaggaaagatatcaaatcttttcttattcttttgtagaaactaataaaagagaatatttaatttttaaacttctcttttaaattattatcatggtcaaaaaggaaagtttttcttaaaaataaaatctcctttcaatctacaaataaggaaagatttcaaatcttttcttaatcttttgtagaatgctttaaaaggaaagatttaatttttaaactctcttttaaaactatgatatccacataagaaataattttaataaataaaaaaaatcctttttaatatgatgtggccggccacctaaacttgggctccaagctattggccggccaccttaaggccaccctttaggcttggccaagcttagcttggccggcccctattggttgggtaagaagatgggtatgtggtgggtataaatctctatatacaagaggctacgatagggaccgagaggaggaattgattttggtctcccgataaaattaagcttcccgtgttcgccccgaacacacaacttaattccatcaataataattcattccactaaagaactattattgaactaccgcaccaatcccaaattacattttgggctccttcttattatgagtgtgttagtctccctgtgtttaagatgtcaaatgtccactaattaagtgagttactgacaactcatttaattaatatcttagtccaagagtagtaccactcaaccttatcgtcatgtcggactaagtccacctgcagggtttaacatgacaatccttatgagctcctcttgagaacattctcaacctagatcactaggacacagtttccttctataatcaacaatacaaactataagtgatatcatttcccaacttatcgggcttattgattcatcgaactaaatctcacccattgataaattaaagaaataaatatcaaatatatgtgcttgttattatattaggattaagagcacacacttccataataactgaggtctttgtttctttataaagtcagtataaaagaaacgacctctaatggtcctactcaatacactctaagtgtactagtgtaattatatagttaagataaactaatacctaattacactacgaccttccaatggtttgttcctttccattatggtcgtgagttactgtttataatttataaggtactgataacatgatcctctgtgtgtgac is a genomic window containing:
- the LOC122037566 gene encoding uncharacterized protein LOC122037566 isoform X3; the protein is MKGRSQLPQAEPPVDWGDGSWTVDCSCGITFNDGEEMVSCDECGVWVHTRCCRYVGGEASFACHNCKAAFRLLRSARNLEAADEEEETEVARLLVELPTKTDACPPPPPALPPQSHASGAATHRPRFCGQIPLEERVYVHGVPVGKPSLFGDFSTLFTSQLWKCTSYLPKSFNFRYKEFPCWEEDEKEEKKEEATHKYGEEVENPANRGADVLFSLSKEIFPYVPVKKFDSAMKLEERKIPTGSRSLSCRNKDRSKVRTFGQVKLAKKRREEPREAKNWSGKKKARSIADKIAGENKRRGSIHFPGTKIYEFYEDKDLQVEEACNPDPKSVDENVEISLEPSSSGEPKHLQTNSNTGISCEGNMFGAQAKVENLDQLENSSKIYLTSPCAVTDVTTFSIDEK
- the LOC122037566 gene encoding uncharacterized protein LOC122037566 isoform X2, with protein sequence MKGRSQLPQAEPPVDWGDGSWTVDCSCGITFNDGEEMVSCDECGVWVHTRCCRYVGGEASFACHNCKAAFRLLRSARNLEAADEEEETEVARLLVELPTKTDACPPPPPALPPQSHASGAATHRPRFCGQIPLEERVYVHGVPVGKPSLFGDFSTLFTSQLWKCTSYLPKSFNFRYKEFPCWEEDEKEEKKEEATHKYGEEVENPANRGADVLFSLSKEIFPYVPVKKFDSAMKLEERKIPTGSRSLSCRNKDRSKVRTFGQVKLAKKRREEPREAKNWSGKKKARSIADKIAGENKRRGSIHFPGTKIYEFYEDKDLQVEEACNPDPKSVDENVEISLEPSSSGEPKHLQTNSNTGISCEGNMFGAQAKVENLDQLENSSKIYLTSPCAVTDVTTFSIDESFGSYG